TAGATGGTGTATTTATGTACTTCTCTTTCTGCAGAGCTGGGTTTAATTTGACACCAACATGTAGGCCTAACTGCTTTGTTacaatatgtgtttttgtagtttacGCCTACCTACTTTAGCAGAGGGGATCATTAGGAAGGAAACGGTAGCAAACTCATTGAGGAAATCACTCCAGCTGGGTGTGTCAAACAATCACCAACTTCAAACTTAAAGGCAGCATGCAGAGAGAACGGTTTTATAGGTGTCACATTTTGCTGCGGGATCAAATGACTGTTTGTCCCTCCTCCTAAGGGCCCTGTGGGGAAGCCTGCAGCTCCTCGAGGACATCAATAGGATCAGATTATCCGGGTGAGGTGGGGGGGTAGGGGGTGTAGCGAAGTACTCAAAATGATGTTTTAGCTTCATAACAACAACATCGAACTGTGGAAGCGACGATAAAAAGAACATAAAATACTTCTCCTGGAGGTGGCCTTACTTTCAAGGAGAAGACGAGAAGAACGTGCAAGTGGGTTAAAATATACTGAcctaaaaaaaagcattttgtaGAGTCATACTGGGCAGACACGTTGTAGGTGCTTCTTAGTCTTTTTTAGTGAAAATCAAGCTTTACAAACCTGCCGAGTGGCTGCATGCATAGTAACAATGCTACATTTGTACTGCATAGAagtaagaaaataaagcaacaaataCTTAAAACACAACACCTCGTCGACTATAAAatgttacagtatgtgaaaTGAGATGTTTTCTATTTAGTTTGCTTATTTCTGCTGACTTGGACTGAATATATAAACGGATGACAAATTAAATAACTACATTACAAATGGCAAGTGTcagacgtaaaaaaaaatattcactaAGTTATTTTGGGCGTACCATTTTAATCCTTAAGAAGCATTTTAATAGAGAATGACCGATAAATCAACaggccgataatatcggccaatatcagcatatcaagtgactatcggtatcggctacttttatcgcagatatgtgcTGATATTAATAGATTTATTCACTAGTcataaagcatttcatttgagtttcattgtactGCACTATcatttctctttcaccagcagagggcactataTGGAAATACAACAAGTATTATCCCTCTCCAGAGTGGTAAGAGGTGATACAAGTCCATGCACATTTACCATCCAGTTGAACACCATCTTTTCCTCATTTTACATCTTTGCTACAAGTGTTTGACAACTGCATTTGAGAGaataacacaataaatgtgtatatctatatctatatttctctcttcagatcaaagatagatctaagaaagatatcggccaatatatcgttatatgattttttctctctctctctctctctcgccctaaTATAGGTAATGGACCCAAAACTTCCATATCTGTCAGGCCCTacattttaagtttgttttttttgtatactCAAAATAATTAGAAAGGACTTTACTTCAAATatactttgattaaacataaCGACAgatcaaaatgatcaaaaaggttttttattgagtttaaagtcagagaTGTTAAATTTTCCTTTAAACCACAAAAAACGTTTCCATGTCTTGAGTCTTGCAGTAAATCATCGTATTTTCGACAGTACCTGCAGCAAATTCAAAGTTTGAAGATCACCTTCAAATACACACTGCTAAAACCTGATTCTGGTCCTTCTGTGTCACAAGATTTTTGAgagtagctgtgtgtgttttttaaaatgcctTTAAGCCTTCAGGGTATTTCCATTTCTGTCATAGAGCGAGTTGAGCCAGATCAAAGAATCAGAGAGAAGCAGGTCAGAGGGCATCACACTGGTCGACTGACCGTTCCTGCTCCTCTGAAGAATGCTGAGAGATTACCTTctcttaaaaaaatgatgaatgaagaCTTTCTCTTTGAATATTCATGGCCTTTGACACAAGACACAAAAGTAATTACTGATAATATCTTTCTGAGAGTCTGCCTGAGGAGCAGCAGCCTTGGGCAACTCTCTGAGTAGTTTAAACTGAATAATAAGGTGTGACACTGACGATAAGTTTCTGTTGAGGCATCAGTGTTTATATGAAGCATGAAAATCTCACTTATGATCAGACTAACGAGCTTAAGTCCTGTTGATCATTGTGACTGTTCATCCATTTATTAACAGAATATTTAACAAAAACTACGAGATTAACATTTATAAAAGTGAACTCTTCATTTCATTCTGCAGATCAAGGAATAACCGGCTTTCTCTGCAGATATATACTATGAAAATGACTCATCAAAAGGCCTCATTCTAGTAGGAAGCACCTttcaccactagagggagacacAAACCAACATATAGAGATTTCTGTCTGCATTACTCAGAGacaagatttcagtttcaagaTCAGATCCATTATGATGACAATGATCCTCAGATGATTTATTTACCCCCAGGAGTTTATTATTTGAATTAATTTGTCATGCTTATCAAATATCATCCATATAGACTAATGATTTTTCAGTCCTTAAACATGACATTGATGCAGAAATGGGTTTATATTGGTGAATTGAGGAAACCCTTCTCTCTATTGATCACTTTTTTTATCCACTAGTGTGTCCAagtgatataaataaataactatcTCTATGTACATTAATTTTAAGCATCACTAGATCACATTTCAAACCTGATGAAAGGAACATTGTTTGTAGAAAACACCTGACATTTAGTGGAGCAGATGCTGACAATCACAACAACCTCTCCCTCATGTGGTTTTACACCCATTTAATCAAAGCATCTGTTACATGCAACTTATTTTTACCCTGCCTGAAGAGATTATTTATTCACCAACTGATCTATGCCCTGATTGGTCAACATTGAGTACTTCTATCATTTGGTAATACTTTGTATCATGTTTCGGTCGATTTTAATAGGTTTCCTTCTCTCTAATATGTTGTTCCttgatacatttgttttgtaacCCGCGTGTCATGATGGATGTCGATCttgctggctgcaaacaaatctaCCCACGGGTACATATTAAGTCCCCTGCACCTGATGCAAAACATTATTGTCAGTCCTGACACCCATGGGATTTCCtattcacacatcacacaattatttattttcaagtgTAATCCTCGCTGTGTATTATTGTACCTCTACTTGCTTTCTCATTATTGCTGCAAAAGTAGCCATACAATTGAATAATGTTCTTGAATTACAGTGTCTGTGtattagaaatgtatttatataaattCAGAGAGAATGCTTCTGTTTACACAATAAGTAATATAAGTGCAGGCAAGATGCGTTAAAACAATGTGTTGATGAAAAATCTAAAGGAACAGATCTGGTAGTCTGCATTAATGTACACAGTGATAATTAATATGTGACAGTGTTGTATGATTTGCATcgatttaattaattgagccaTTTCTGTAGAGCCTCTATACAGTTTCATActgagaaacacatttctgtagCGTTGATATGATTTGGGGTTCTACTTGTGGAGGATTAGTTTTTTGCGTAACTGCACGTTAAACAAGCTGCAGTACCTGTTTGTACCACCGAGCGTCGCTGTGAGCTCATTTTCCGCTGTAGAGCGCTGTAGAGGCGTTGTCTGACTGCTGGGTGTTTGCGTCTGAGGGAAAAGTCAGGAGACTCCGCCGGCTCATCAGTACAAGCTGTGTTTAGTGATGTAGaatttatatttgaaaaaaagttgtAGTACCTTTAAAGTAAATAATGGACATATAACAATAACATATTTCTTCCTGCTTTGACACGTAGGGTATCTCCTTCTAGGGTGACTGCCTGATTGTGTCACGGCTGCCGTGATTTAAACCTGTGAGCACCGTGATTCAGGCTGAAACTGAACACCTTTGTTCGTCGACTCAGTGCGACTCTTTGAACAGTGAACTGAACGTGACATGCTTTGTTAGCGCAGTCATCCTATTTGTCAGTGATGAAAAGTAGCCAGCATTAccacaatgttgttgttttgttctggTCACAAAAGTGTTATGCAAATTGGTAAAAACAAAGCAATCGTTTCACATGAAGATCGGGTTTGTTGAGAAGTGACTTATGCAACTTTGTCTTCAGCGTTTGAAACTGCTCATTTGTGACCCCGAATTTACTGATGCTTACTTTGCTGATAcgtgcttaaaaaaaataaagcacccCAGTCGGTTCAGAAATACATGCAGATTGCGGAGTGTAGACACTATAGCATccgaggagggagaggaaggtggtgagagaagaggaggaggaggaggatgcatATACTGTTAATGTGTGGGATCACGTTTTGAGGTCATACATCGGACAgcgagaccccccccccccccccttcaatgTACTGCCAGTAAACTAGAGACGAGGACAGCTGAATAGAAGCCTACAACTTGCAATTGGTGTTTTCCTGTAAAATATGACAATCCATTCCGCAGGCTATTGATCGATTCTCTCGGTCGCACACCTTACCACATAGGGAAAAAAATGGATAATGGATGCATAACCAAACCAGCAGCTGCTTGTGTAAGCACCTAAAGGCGACCTGACAGTGCAGCACCAACAGTTTGGCTGACTTCGGGAAAACTCCGCTCAACAGTGTTCTCTTGGAAGAAAACTGAAATCGCTGCGCTTTGCTGGGCGCACAGCCAAATGGGTATGTGAAGCCGACGGGAAATCGGGGTGGGGGTGGTGCGTGCGTCTTGAAGTGGGTGGGACGACGAACCGGGACAGCCAATGAGAGAGTCGACGGAGACGTTTCTGTTCTGACAGACGAGTGGTAGGGAGGTTATATACTCCACATCTCACTACGAAGGTACATTTAAACAGAAGTGTGGAGGGGAGGCACGTATAGACGAGGAGAAGGAGACACGCACGTATTTTCAgggacgacaacaacaacaacaacaacaacaacaaactctcCTATCGAGGATCAATCAAGTAGCCTAACATTTGTTGGAAATTTCGTTTGGAGATGTCTAACGTCCAGTTATCGTGTAGCGCACTGGAGAGGCTGGTGGCCCGGAGGACCTTCCCTCTCCACCGGCGCACCAGCGTCTGCCGCAACCTCTTCGGCCCGGTGGATCACGACGAGCTGAACCGGGAGATGAAAACCAAACTTAAGGAGATTTCCGAGAGGGACCAGCAGAGGTGGAACTTTAATTTCGAAACCAACACCCCGCAGAATGGGGATTACGCATGGGAAGAGGTGTCCTTGGATAAGACCCCGGTATTTTATCAGGACTCCGTACAGACCGAGAGGACAAGGGTGACAGAGACGCCCGTCAAGCAGACACCCACCCCCTCGGACTCTCCTCTCCCGGAGACTCCGCGCATGGATGTACTGGAGCGCTTGGCCCTGCCggaggagagcagcagcacTCCCTGTCCGGCGCAGGTCAACCAGGAGAACCGTACAGACAAGCTGAACTCAGGGAGGTCGACTCACAGACAGGTCCCGTGTGCGAGACGTAAGAGGACTGCCACCCccgaaaacaacacacacatcacaggtaaaTATACGATTTTAAATCTTGCGTGCGCTCTTGTGCGTATGCGCTGCGCCGTTATATCAATTATTATAACGCGCATATATACATTTGCTATCCTTAAACTCCagaatgtgtgtattttaacttttatatTTTCCTTCAAATAGATTTTTTCGTGAAACGAAAAAGGGCTGCTGACAGAAAATCGAGTGACATGAGTGCCTGCCACCTCTCAAAGTCTCCAATCCCGTTGGAACAAACTCCACGAAAGAGGATTCGTTGAAGGTATGAAGATTCACCTTAttttgtaaagatttaaaaattgtGAAATTTGTTCAGTATTTGTCGTATCTACTCTTAAATAGGctaatcaaatattttatttgtataaattGTTATTAAAGTAATGTAATTAGGCTACTTAAAGAAGCCTACATgttaaaaaagtgtgtttgtgttattttcctAACGAAAAAGGTTACGCGAGTCAGACAGCCTTAtctgggaggggggggaggggggagagctTGTGGTGGTGAAATCGCAGGAGTAGTGATAGTAGTAGCTGTAGTAACACTGGTTGTTGGGGGAGGGGAATGTGCGTCACGATGTGGCGGGAAAAGGCTTCGGGTAAAGGGTGACGCCTGCTGACTCGCGTCTTTCTTCAGAGTGGCTGTTCCTCGGAAAAAAACTCATCCgtgttttcttgtcttcttcctttcctcaggtggttttttttaaattttattttgcACTATTTGCCTGCGCATGTTTTGAGGATCAAGTGAGGATATCTTCTCGATACTTCCAGAAGACCTCGGGTGACGCTGTGTATGAGTGGGGAGACATAAAAGCCCGGCCGGACGGCTGCTCCGACTCGCTGCGCCCCGGCGGAGCGCAGCCTGAACACCGGAGCAGACTCTCAGGACTGAACGGTTTGGGGGGGGAAAGAGGGCGGAAAAGGAGAGGGGAAAAACTTCGCCGAATTACTTCTTATCCAGTACAAATGTAGCATTGTTGCTTTGCATACAGCCACTCGAcagtgttaaatgttttaacatctgTGCAATcctaaataactttaaaaagaatTGTCTACACTGGCCAAAAGTGTACAGCTTTATAGAGACAGTAgcttattattgtttatttctgtttctggtttttctgtaaatgcatatTTTTAAGACTATTTTAActtataatttatttatgtttcttgatattTGTTAAATGCCTTGTTGATTTAGCCAATGGgcatacttttattttatactattttattatttgcattttttcttttttttttggtattttgtgATGTTTCTGCAATCATGTAGCTTCTCTATAATAGTctacacttgaaaaaaaaaatagatgtctttgtgtttctgagccgtttatttgtgtgtgttttcgtaCAAGTGCCCTAATGATGTCTCACGAAAGatgagaataaaatattttcacttcaactttaaacacatttgttgttgtctttgtggaGGTCTACTTGTGGAGTTTTCAAATCCGGTCTTTGTCAAATAAGTCCTGAAACTAAAACTGGGAGACTGGGTGTTTTCTGGTTTTACGGCTCGTATTTTGTTAGATTTAGTATCCAGACAAGAACAACAGGTTGTCGTTTGCTGTAGTTAAGTATCATTTAAGACGAGTTCAAACCAAAGGAAAGTTGTGCAGTCTTATCACAGACATCGATGACTGCGCTGCTGCGTAGTGCGCAGGTACATCCCTGCACGCGCAGCTCCGCCTCTtatctgtctgcctctctgtgctCGTGGAGCCTCACCTTGCGGGGGGAAAAACGCATTGAGACGTGCAGCATGGCAGCTGCGGGATATAGGCTGGGATTTAAAGGCCCTTTCGCCCCTTctaaaagaagcagcagctgcCTTTGGATCCCCGCTTTGTCCGCCATGTAGACACCCCCACATGCAACCCGCACTCAACAAGCCCTCTAAagacccactcacacacactgtttaccCCGGCGTGGATACACCGGGCGTGGAGGCCACCTGCCAgagctgcaaaaagaaaactacTAGTCTTTGTAATTGTGCTCGTCTATTGAAACAAACCATTCAACAGGTCATACTTGCAAGTTTAGCCTTAATTGAAAGAAGCcaaatgcagcagcagaagcaaaaGTAGGTGGATGCGCGCGGGGCCTCGCCTACGAACCAGCTTGGCACTGCAGgcgcaggggaaaaaaaaaaatagatccaCATATTATAATTCCTCATAAGTTTCTCCATTAGTCTGAATTGCTTCGACTGTGTGACATGACTGTTTTGATGAAAATGGAGACTTTTGATGGCAGGAGTGACTTTGTCAGCTCCATGCAGCCATAAGCTCTGAAGGCCTTGTTCTGATTTCCAACACAAAGCGCTCTCCGGCTCcattctttcctttttgttgcCATATGGCAAATCCATGTAGACATAGCCAAGACCCATTCAGTCAGCCACAGAATGTCCTGCATCAGAGAACAAAAGACACTTTGTCTGGCTGCTCCATTGATACGGATTGgcgaaaaaaaaatattataattaaTCTATGGCTATATCCAGCTAATTAACGCCCATATGCCCACGGGGAGCTCCAAGGCCATTCAGCGCAGTTTTAAAATCTCAATAGTTTACATGTTAAAGACAACAgctgttcatgtgttactttaaTGAAGTCCCCTCTGTGTTGGAGACTGGACACATTCAGGGGCTCAGGTCCCCCCCTCTGAGTTAAAGGGGTcatctgcttttatttgtctCTACAGCTGAGTAACTATATGAAATTTGTCCCAATAAATAGAACTCAAAATCACATTCGTTGTCTCAAAGAGCCTTTTAATTTGAGCTTTTACTGCAAAGGTCAGAGGTTAAGGCCTGAAATTCAACCCAGTAAGCTTCCCTTTAAACTGGAAAATAATCTGCATGTCCTTTAAAGAGtaaatcattttaatcagactATCCACGCAGAGCCCccaaaacccccccaaaaaaggttATATCGGAGCCTGGAGATAATTTCAGTCTCTAAGTCCAGGCCTTAATTTTCAAGAACTGGATCTTGTCTCTAAACGGTTTCAACAGGGTCTGCAGAACATGTTTGACAATTATGAGTTAATTCAgccctgttgtgtgtatgatgGACATAAAGGAAGGAGATGACAGCTAACATACAGACCTCATTAACAGCTCCCTGCAGTACAATATAATTACACAAGCAGCTGCTGATGGACAGAAACAGCCTCATGGGCCTGTAGCCTCTCTGACCtttaccacacacactcacacaccaacacacacatgtttgtcTCAGTCATCAGCAAAATTATGATcaggtatttttttattttacttagaaCCAGTTCATTAAATCAAGCTGGGAAATCTAAATGTCCTCCGAATGAAGTAACAATGATCTGCTTTGAAGAAACTGACTCATTTTGCATGTGATCAATATAAAACAGATTCAATCAATTTAAGTACACCTGATTAGACtttttatacatgtatttagTATGTAGGGCAACATTTAGAAACTGGGTGatgaaacaatttaaaaaaggaactgaTTTATTGAAGCATGCACTCATTATTCTGatgattttgactttaaattaTTGTAATAAACAATCagatgtgtctctctgtttactCATTTAGCCTCAGAAGTTAAATAAACGTATtcgtttttaaaaatgtatccaaaAAAATAGAACACAACAAGGCCTCTTTGTGCACCCCTGCAGACTCACActtcattttaagtttttaatcACAGTAACCGCTGATCTCTTCAGTTCCCAGTAAACTGTGTCACAAGTTTCTCCAAATTCTGCTCATAAATGGGTCTTCAGTTTCgaatctttcaaaaaaaaaggcctcttggaaaaaaaaaaaaaaaaaaaagtggctttGAGGCGTCGCGCAAATGTTGCAACAACAATATAATTTCAGAAAACGAAAACTTTAATCGCATTTTcctctccaaacacacaatTAACGGGACAGTCTGCAAAGGCTGCAATTAAACATAGAAAGGAGGGAAATCAGCCAAGAGGAATTAGCATTTTCCATGACCATCTGGCATCGGCGCAGGCGACAGGGAACAAAGGCGAGctggatggagaggagaggcgAGTGTGCCATCGCATTGACCTGCAAATGAGGCTTTGTCACCGAGTTAAAGCTCCCTGACCCCCTTTAcccccctccccaaaaaaaaagacttctttaaaaaaaaaaaaaaaatcgaaggCCTAAATCCAGGTCTGGGTTTATGTTTAGGGGCTGAGGACCAAAACAATCCAAGAGTTATTGAAGAggtaaaaacaatgaaatgctGACTTGATTCGTCTGATCGAAGACGAATTTTCTCTAAATCGAAAGATACATTCAGTATTCAATTCACACCAGTGAGTGAGTTCTGAGATAAAACGATGACATATGAAGTAAACGCATTTACCCTGACTTCGATAttaaaataacaacatgaaataaaagatCCAAACACTGAATTAATGATGTCTATGCTGATATATTTCACCGCAGGCCGAGGCAAGCCATGACCCAGAACGGGCCTGTTGAACTTTACTTACAAACGTCTCTAAATAATGCCTCGTTTATCCTTCTTCAGCGCTCTCTAGCACaaagaacttgttttttttttttttttacaaatcattttggattttttttagttattgaTGATTACAAATGTCAATATCTCCGCTTTGTTCTCTCCTATAGTGCGGTCAAATACATGCATGctcttgctgtgtgtgtgtgtgttttcttgtgtgcCTGCAGAGAGGGTGTTTTGGGGGGTTGGAGTGGGTGGGTTGTTGGACACCTGTGTAAcacccgcccccctcctccactctACGACTGAAGTGGGCAGACAGAGACCCACGTGTTTGCAAAAAGGTGATTGTATCCGGGGAGGGGATCTGTTGTTTgtgctctttctctccctccctttctctctccctctctttctctcctgttcTGTATACAAGCGTTGAACCAGCCGCATGCAAAGTCCTGCACGCTGCTAAAATCCCAGGTGCCCTTTTGGTTAATAACGTGCGTCATAATCAAACTCATGGAGCCTGTTACTGAAAAGAAGATTTATGCAAACCAGTAATCCCTCCGAAAAGAAACGGCCAATAATCCAACAAAGctccttaaaaatgtaaatggggCGATTTGTTTCAATAAATCCTCAAAATATTAGGCTACGTGAGACATCACAAGGCGAAGAATTCAAAGTTGAAGCACTCCCATTATTGAGATAATACTGTTAACAATTCTGTGTACATTCAGGCCCCTGTCGCAAAGGAATACATCAATTAGATGTTGGTCCCTTTGATCCAATGTTAAGGAAATCTTGTAGGTCAAATTATTTTCGTCCTGGTTTTCTCGATGCAGACGTGCcccaatgtttttatttttttccccccttctgCCCtggctttttctctctctctctctctttacatccACTCAGTATTCATGCCTGTGTGCATAACAAAGAGCTCGGCTCAATCCACGCAGGAGGCGGTGTGACAGGGAACTCGTGGCAGCTTTTCAAATatcttctttctgtctcctcaTTTTCTTTGCATCTCGACTTTGGTCTCGGctggaagagggggaggaggaggaggaggaggaggaggaggaggggggggggggggtgatcaGCCTCCCACCTCAATCTCTAAATTCACTTTGCTCTCCCCACGCATCAAGGGGATCGGATTTAACGCTGCGCGGAGGAGAAGCAGATCCTTTACAAAGTTTCGCAACGTGATGGAGCGAGCGGCTAATGTCTAGTCTGACCTGCTAATGAGAATACACAGGACACTGTAGACAACTGGTGGGATCTTTTGTGCTGTCATTTTGATCTTGACAACtagcactgtaaaaaaaaaaaatgtaaatgaaaagttAGTTCGTCTAGAATTCAATTCAGAAGTAGGCCCTATAAAGGCCTCATTGTTAACAGCAATCAGCAAATACAGATGAGAAGAAAGCAGAAATCTATGTGTGTGGTTGTCTTTCCAAACtatattttatttcagaatGAATACAAAAGGCCACAGTTGACTGTCAGTCCGTAGTCTATAGGCCTCCAAATTGAACGTTTCAAAACAGCCTGCAGGATTGATGcgtcatccattcatccattcatgcatgctgcagaaatattttaattataagCCTACAGTTTATAGCAAAGAAGGACCTTAATATAGCCTTAAAACAAATGTCTCTTGATGACATAAATGCCTTTTTAGGCTCAGGCTACAATAGAAAAGGGGTGTAAAGACTTTTTCTGGATTACAGCTCAAACACATTAATCACAGTGAAAACAACGTCATCATGTTTGACCATGTGGCCTAAAGTGTGTTCACCTGATCTCTGTCAGGCTTTTGGATGGTCTGTGACGTGATCACCTTTTTTTCTAATGCTAGAAAAAGGAGACAGAATGTAAGACACAACAGCGTAGCATTTGACTTTAGATGGACACTTCTTTCAGTGTAAGGAGCATCAATTATAGGACGTCACTCTCTAAAAGGACCGCCAGTTTTCCCGCCTGCAAAGGTGAAAAGGTCAAACTATTGATTTGGCTGCAAACATCGGCGAATTCCAACATCCTCATTCCAACGCAGAAATCATACGGAAATGTTGAAAACGTTTTcagatatatataaaaaacatgttcaaacttTGTAATTTACCCACACAGCAGTGACATCTGTAACGCATATTACATTAAAACAATAGGCTATAGAtacaaggacttttttttactgacgcAACTAAATGGCATGCAGCCATTaataatgtgtgcatgtgcatctCATGACACAGTGaatcaaaatgttgaaaagatCTTTAGGATGATGTTTTAAactattattt
This genomic interval from Labrus mixtus chromosome 4, fLabMix1.1, whole genome shotgun sequence contains the following:
- the cdkn1cb gene encoding cyclin-dependent kinase inhibitor 1C; the protein is MSNVQLSCSALERLVARRTFPLHRRTSVCRNLFGPVDHDELNREMKTKLKEISERDQQRWNFNFETNTPQNGDYAWEEVSLDKTPVFYQDSVQTERTRVTETPVKQTPTPSDSPLPETPRMDVLERLALPEESSSTPCPAQVNQENRTDKLNSGRSTHRQVPCARRKRTATPENNTHITDFFVKRKRAADRKSSDMSACHLSKSPIPLEQTPRKRIR